The Anaerolineales bacterium nucleotide sequence TTCAAGGTAAAGCTCCCCGAGACCGCGATACAAGTCTGCCGTTCCAAGGGGCATGGGCTCGCCCAGGCCTGTCGCGAGGCGTATTGAATGCTGATAGCTGCTTTCCGCCTCGTGGAGGCGGCCCAGCGCCACCCTGATGTCGGCCAGGAGGAATGTGGTGCCGATCAGGGTCAGGATATCGCCGGTCTTCCGCAGGTTCGTATGGAAATCGGCCAGGGAACGCTCGGCTGCCTCCATGTCTCCGCTTGCATACAGGGCAAGCACCAGGAGCGAGGTGGCCTGGATGTGCGTGGCCTGGTCATCTTCAGGGGTGAGTTCAAGCGCCTGCTGGGCATACTCTACGGCACTGGGGACATTGCCAAGCGCCAGGGAGCGGAAGGCCCGGGCGGTGGCGATCGAAGCTGGCAACGAGCGAAACTGCTCTTTATCCACGACGACCATCTTGTCCGTCGGCGTATCCAGCCAGCACTCGGCGTCATGCAAGCGGGCCTCGCTGGCCTCCAACTCGCCGCCATCCAGCAACGCCCAGGCATAGCCCAGGCTTAGCACCGGCCGGATGCGGATCAACCCGTCAGGTAGCGCTTTGACCCAGCCAAGCCATGTGGAGGATTGGTAACTGAGGGCCATTGCTGACCAGGCCAGTTCAATCAATCCCGCGGCGCGCTCAAAGTCCTCGGCGGCAAGCGCGTGGCGGATGGCATCGGGCGGCAGTCGGCTCTGTTCATACCACTCGCTCGCCCGCCGATGGAGCGTGGACACGCGATCGGGTTGCGCCTCCAGCAAGTGCGCTTGGAGGACTTCGGCGAAGAGGTGGTGATAGCGATACCACTGGCGCTGATCGTCAAGCGGAATGAGGAACAGGTTGCCGCGCTCCAGGGTTTCCAACATTTCCCTGCTGCCATCTTGTGCGGTCACGGCATCACACAGGGGACCACTCAAGCGGTCGAGAATAGCGGTTTGCAGTAGAAAGTTGCGCACATGTTCAGGCTGGCGTTGCAGAACCTCTTCGACCAGATAGTCCAGGATGAAATGGTGGCTGCCGGTGAAAGACCTGATGAAACCGGCGGTGTCTGATCGCCCCTGCATGGAAAGGGCGGCCAACTGCAGGCCGGCGATCCAACCTTCGGTGCGGGCTTCGAGCGCGGCGATGTCTGCATCTCCCAGGTTCAACCCCATCATCCGATTGAGGAATTCAGCGGCCTCGGCGCGGGTGAAGCGCAGGTCGGTTGCGCGCAGTTCGGTCATTTGGCTCCGGGCACGCAACCGGGCCAGGGGCAGATCTGGATCCTCACGGGTGGCGATGACCAGGTGCATCTGGGGCGGCAGATGCTCGAGCAGAAAGGCGAGGGCGTTCTCAACCGGTTTGGCATCAATCACGTGGTAGTCGTCAAAGACGAGGACCGAATCTTCCGGGAGGGTGGTGATCTCGTTGAGCAGGATGGGCAGGACCGATACGGGGGCTGGTGGCTGAGGCGATTGGAGCGTCCTCAACACCCCTGCGCCGATGTTCGCCGCAATCGTCTGCAAAGCGGCGACGAGGTAAGTCAGAAAGCATGCGAGGTCGTTGTCCCCTTCGTCTAGCGACAGCCAGGCAACCGGTCGCCCGCAACCGGCGACCCATTCGCTGACCAGCGTGGTCTTGCCAAAGCCGGCGGGGGCAGAGATGAGGGTCAGCTTGCAGCCCGAAGAGAGGCCCCCGTTC carries:
- a CDS encoding tetratricopeptide repeat protein; translation: MPTAILATKLYVPPPRANLVLRPRLIERLNGGLSSGCKLTLISAPAGFGKTTLVSEWVAGCGRPVAWLSLDEGDNDLACFLTYLVAALQTIAANIGAGVLRTLQSPQPPAPVSVLPILLNEITTLPEDSVLVFDDYHVIDAKPVENALAFLLEHLPPQMHLVIATREDPDLPLARLRARSQMTELRATDLRFTRAEAAEFLNRMMGLNLGDADIAALEARTEGWIAGLQLAALSMQGRSDTAGFIRSFTGSHHFILDYLVEEVLQRQPEHVRNFLLQTAILDRLSGPLCDAVTAQDGSREMLETLERGNLFLIPLDDQRQWYRYHHLFAEVLQAHLLEAQPDRVSTLHRRASEWYEQSRLPPDAIRHALAAEDFERAAGLIELAWSAMALSYQSSTWLGWVKALPDGLIRIRPVLSLGYAWALLDGGELEASEARLHDAECWLDTPTDKMVVVDKEQFRSLPASIATARAFRSLALGNVPSAVEYAQQALELTPEDDQATHIQATSLLVLALYASGDMEAAERSLADFHTNLRKTGDILTLIGTTFLLADIRVALGRLHEAESSYQHSIRLATGLGEPMPLGTADLYRGLGELYLERGDLEAAAQHLQTSQTVGEQTTLTDWPHRLCVSQARLKEAQGDLDGALALLDEAERVHIRGPLPEVRPVPALKARVWLKQGRLAEAQRWAREQGLSADADIRYTREFEHITLARVLIAAGRSDREAGSLDEATRLLGRLLQAAETGGRMGSAIQILLLQALACQAQNDLSNALPPLERALALAEPEGSVRIFVDEGEAMRLLIEEQSRDRGHPLSAYADKLLAAFTQPVAAPRTPIIHHDSDMIEPLSERELEVLKLLRTELSGPEIAQQLIVSLHTLRTHTNNIFKKLGVNNRRAAVRRAEELALF